One genomic segment of Actinoplanes ianthinogenes includes these proteins:
- a CDS encoding UPF0182 family protein has product MSRRGRVTVGVLVGVFILFTLLGWGIDAYTDYLWFSEVAKTSVYSGVLLTRLTLFLVIGAVMALIVGGNLYLAYRLRPLLRPHSAEQATLERYRMVLAPRLGLWITVLSVIIGFFAGLSAQGRWSDWMLFRNAQSFGQKDPQFNVDIGFYIFDYPLLRYLLGVGFTAVVLSVLGALAVHYIFGGVRLQGVGDRMTTAARAHLTSLVAVFVLLKAVAYVLDQRALLLEQHVSPGLYGAGYTDVHALLPAKEILAYISIVVAVAIIVFSNAVMRNLVWPGVSLALLAISAVAIGGIYPLAVQNFQVKPSLSDKERPYIERSILATRAAFGLTDTEVSEYKPTNTNPPADLAEDTSAQNVRLIDPQLVSQAFTQSQQSRGFYDFGEKLDVDRYTIDGKTQDYVVGAREINDEKLSAQQRNWLNRHTVYTHGYGLVAAPANKVCGGTGLPYFVSGFLGDSQTNTCSAPSDELEADQPRIYFGEQSTEYAIVGAPDKSTNVEFDRPQEENKDASVNYTYEGKGGVPIGSFFRRLVFAIKNTESNFLLSDRVNENSRLMYIRTPRERVEKVAPFLTIDGDPYPAVIGGRIVWILDGYTTAQTYPYSQKINLATETRDELTGTGSFALARDDVNYMRNSVKATVDAYDGTVKLYQFDDQDPVLKAWNQAFGGDLVIPKGQIPPELAAHFRYPADMFKVQRNLLTKFHVTNPQTFFNGDDFWQVPNAPDQPQTGVKQPPFYLNVKLPDQSATTFQLTSGVTPANRENMAALISASYQDGGKPKIEVLELPDQSVSAGPIQVHRLMVNNASISQQLFGLNRNGQATVLYGNLISLPLKNDILYVEPVYVKSTQANAPPLLQKVLMSYGDGSDVVLENNLTDGLKALAALGKSGNNNSGTTTTPPTTTQPGAPTGQLSPSLAAAAADVDKAIEDLRNAQKAGDFAAQGQALKALDEAMTRFQQAQGAGGGPTAGPSTAPSAAPSAAPSATAGG; this is encoded by the coding sequence ATGAGCCGGCGCGGTCGCGTCACCGTCGGCGTCCTGGTGGGGGTCTTCATTCTCTTCACGCTGCTCGGCTGGGGCATCGACGCGTACACCGACTATCTGTGGTTCTCCGAGGTCGCCAAGACGAGCGTCTACTCCGGGGTGCTGCTCACCAGGCTGACGCTGTTCCTGGTGATCGGTGCGGTGATGGCCCTGATCGTGGGTGGCAACCTCTATCTGGCGTACCGATTGCGGCCGCTGCTGCGACCGCACTCCGCGGAACAGGCCACGCTCGAGCGCTACCGGATGGTCCTGGCCCCGCGCCTGGGCCTGTGGATCACGGTGCTCAGCGTGATCATCGGCTTCTTCGCGGGTCTCTCCGCGCAGGGCCGGTGGAGCGACTGGATGCTGTTCCGCAACGCGCAGTCCTTCGGCCAGAAGGACCCGCAGTTCAACGTGGACATCGGGTTCTACATCTTCGACTACCCGCTGCTGCGGTACCTGCTCGGTGTCGGCTTCACCGCGGTGGTGCTGTCGGTGCTCGGCGCGCTCGCCGTGCACTACATCTTCGGCGGCGTGCGCCTCCAGGGCGTCGGCGACCGGATGACCACCGCCGCCCGCGCTCACCTGACCTCCCTGGTCGCCGTGTTCGTGCTGCTCAAAGCGGTGGCGTACGTGCTCGACCAGCGCGCCCTGCTGCTCGAGCAGCACGTCTCCCCGGGGCTGTACGGCGCCGGTTACACCGACGTGCACGCGCTGCTGCCGGCCAAGGAGATCCTGGCGTACATCTCGATCGTGGTCGCGGTGGCGATCATCGTCTTCTCCAACGCGGTGATGCGGAACCTGGTCTGGCCGGGCGTCTCGCTGGCGCTGCTGGCCATCTCGGCCGTGGCGATCGGCGGCATCTACCCGCTCGCGGTGCAGAACTTCCAGGTGAAGCCGAGCCTGTCGGACAAGGAACGCCCCTACATCGAGCGATCCATCCTCGCCACCAGAGCGGCGTTCGGGCTGACCGACACCGAGGTCAGCGAGTACAAACCGACCAACACCAACCCGCCGGCCGACCTGGCCGAGGACACCAGCGCGCAGAACGTGCGGCTGATCGACCCGCAGCTGGTCTCCCAGGCGTTCACCCAGTCGCAGCAGTCCCGCGGCTTCTACGACTTCGGCGAGAAACTCGACGTCGACCGCTACACGATCGACGGCAAGACCCAGGACTACGTGGTCGGCGCCCGGGAGATCAACGACGAGAAACTCTCCGCCCAGCAGCGGAACTGGCTCAACCGGCACACCGTCTACACCCACGGGTACGGCCTGGTCGCCGCCCCGGCCAACAAGGTGTGCGGCGGCACCGGCCTGCCGTACTTCGTCTCCGGCTTCCTCGGTGACAGCCAGACCAACACCTGCTCGGCGCCGAGTGACGAGCTCGAGGCCGACCAGCCCCGGATCTACTTCGGCGAGCAGTCCACCGAGTACGCCATCGTCGGGGCGCCCGACAAGAGCACGAACGTCGAGTTCGACCGCCCGCAGGAAGAGAACAAAGACGCCTCGGTGAACTACACCTACGAGGGCAAGGGCGGCGTCCCGATCGGCTCGTTCTTCCGCCGGCTGGTGTTCGCGATCAAGAACACCGAGAGCAACTTCCTGCTCTCCGACCGGGTGAACGAGAACTCCCGGCTGATGTACATCCGCACCCCGCGCGAGCGGGTGGAGAAGGTCGCGCCGTTCCTCACCATCGACGGCGACCCGTACCCGGCGGTGATCGGCGGCCGGATCGTCTGGATCCTCGACGGCTACACGACGGCGCAGACCTATCCGTACTCGCAGAAGATCAACCTCGCCACCGAGACCCGCGACGAACTGACCGGGACCGGCTCGTTCGCGCTGGCCCGGGACGACGTCAACTACATGCGCAACTCGGTGAAGGCGACCGTCGACGCGTATGACGGGACGGTCAAGCTCTACCAGTTCGACGACCAGGACCCGGTGCTGAAGGCGTGGAACCAGGCCTTCGGCGGCGACCTGGTGATCCCCAAGGGGCAGATCCCGCCCGAGTTGGCCGCGCACTTCCGGTACCCGGCCGACATGTTCAAGGTGCAGCGCAACCTGCTGACCAAGTTCCACGTCACCAACCCGCAGACGTTCTTCAACGGTGACGACTTCTGGCAGGTGCCGAACGCGCCCGACCAGCCGCAGACCGGGGTCAAGCAGCCGCCGTTCTATCTGAACGTAAAACTGCCCGACCAGAGCGCCACCACGTTCCAGCTCACCTCCGGTGTCACCCCGGCCAACCGGGAGAACATGGCCGCGTTGATCTCCGCCTCCTACCAGGACGGCGGCAAGCCGAAAATCGAGGTGCTGGAGCTACCCGACCAATCGGTCTCGGCCGGCCCGATCCAGGTACACCGGCTGATGGTCAACAACGCGAGCATCTCGCAACAGTTGTTCGGGTTGAACCGCAACGGCCAGGCCACCGTGCTCTACGGCAACCTCATCTCACTGCCGCTCAAGAACGACATCCTGTACGTCGAGCCGGTCTACGTGAAGAGCACCCAGGCCAACGCGCCGCCGCTGCTCCAGAAGGTGCTGATGTCGTACGGTGACGGCTCCGACGTGGTGTTGGAGAACAACCTCACCGACGGCCTGAAAGCGCTGGCCGCCCTCGGCAAGAGCGGCAACAACAACTCCGGCACCACTACCACGCCACCGACGACGACCCAGCCGGGCGCACCGACCGGGCAGCTCAGCCCGAGCCTGGCAGCGGCCGCCGCCGACGTGGACAAGGCGATCGAGGACCTGCGGAACGCCCAGAAAGCCGGCGACTTCGCGGCACAGGGTCAGGCGCTGAAGGCCCTCGACGAGGCGATGACCCGCTTCCAGCAGGCCCAGGGGGCCGGTGGCGGCCCGACCGCGGGGCCCAGCACCGCGCCGTCGGCGGCGCCGTCTGCCGCACCGTCCGCGACCGCGGGCGGCTGA
- a CDS encoding YlbL family protein, with the protein MRRRGVTVILGALITALLAAGVMIAPLPYVVLKPGPTVNTLGSSQGTEVIQVTGAKTSASTGELRLTTVNVQSQVELVAAVQGWLSHQDAVVPRELIYPPDRSEKQVQEQNAQEWKQSQTSAETVALRELGYPVQTYVRKVTPGSAAVGLLQEGDVLTSVDGAAVSEPAQLTALVRAKPVGTALRVGYTRDGKPGTVVVTTKAGEDGKTPRLGIEIDIKQPHPFDIKIDLDKIGGPSAGLMFTLGIIDKLRDEDLTGGKVIAGTGTMSDDGTVGPIGGIPQKLVGAHDAGAKLFLVPKDNCAEALRNAVDGLPMARVATVDDALTALKTFTSGGTPAPCTAQ; encoded by the coding sequence ATGAGACGACGCGGTGTCACCGTCATCCTGGGCGCCCTGATAACCGCCCTGCTGGCCGCCGGTGTCATGATCGCCCCGTTGCCGTACGTGGTGCTCAAGCCCGGCCCGACGGTGAACACCCTCGGCTCCTCCCAGGGCACCGAGGTGATCCAGGTGACCGGGGCGAAGACCTCGGCCTCGACCGGCGAGTTGCGCCTCACCACGGTGAACGTGCAGTCCCAGGTGGAGCTGGTGGCGGCGGTGCAGGGCTGGCTGAGCCACCAGGACGCGGTCGTCCCGCGCGAGCTCATCTACCCGCCGGACCGCAGTGAGAAGCAGGTCCAGGAGCAGAACGCGCAGGAGTGGAAGCAGTCGCAGACCAGCGCCGAGACGGTGGCGCTGCGCGAGCTGGGTTACCCGGTGCAGACCTACGTGCGTAAGGTCACTCCGGGCAGCGCCGCGGTCGGCCTGCTCCAGGAGGGTGACGTGCTCACCTCGGTGGACGGCGCCGCGGTGAGCGAGCCGGCCCAGCTCACCGCCCTTGTGCGGGCCAAGCCGGTGGGCACCGCGCTGCGCGTGGGTTACACGCGGGACGGCAAGCCGGGCACCGTCGTGGTCACCACCAAGGCGGGCGAGGACGGCAAGACCCCGCGCCTGGGCATCGAGATCGACATCAAGCAGCCGCACCCGTTCGACATCAAGATCGACTTGGACAAGATCGGTGGTCCGAGCGCCGGCCTGATGTTCACCCTGGGCATCATCGACAAGCTCCGCGACGAGGACCTGACCGGCGGCAAGGTCATCGCGGGCACCGGCACCATGAGCGACGACGGCACCGTCGGCCCGATCGGTGGCATCCCGCAGAAACTGGTCGGCGCGCACGACGCCGGCGCGAAACTCTTCCTGGTTCCGAAAGACAACTGCGCGGAAGCGCTGCGTAACGCGGTGGACGGCCTGCCGATGGCGAGGGTGGCCACCGTGGACGACGCGCTCACCGCGCTCAAGACGTTCACGTCCGGTGGCACCCCGGCGCCTTGCACGGCGCAGTGA
- a CDS encoding zinc-dependent metalloprotease — protein sequence MPDIPFGFSLPGAQPPDPSDPQQMQQFMAQLQQMFAAPGSGPVNWDLARQVAASQLSASGDPAVNMHERHQVEEALRLADLWLDPVCALPTGIHKAVAWNRNEWIYNTLDVWKKLCEPIAGRMVGAMGDLVPEEARAQLGPMQSMVATLGGALFGGQLGQAFGQLAAEVLSAGDIGLPLGPAGTAALIPANIKAYGEGLELPEDQVRLYVALREAAHQRLFGHVPWLRAHVLSAVETYATGITVNRDAIEEAMSRVDPTDPESMQAMALEGIFTPEDTPQQKASLARLETALALIEGWVGHVVDDAAGDRLPSVAALGEAFRRRRAAGGPAEQTFAALVGLELRPRRLREAGALWTAVTEHRGFQGRDSLWDHPDLLPTDEDFAHPDVFARSQSDWDISELEGLESNPEPGPEEPEK from the coding sequence GTGCCTGATATCCCGTTCGGCTTCTCCCTGCCGGGCGCACAACCGCCCGACCCGTCCGACCCGCAGCAGATGCAGCAGTTCATGGCGCAGTTGCAGCAGATGTTCGCTGCCCCCGGCAGTGGCCCGGTCAATTGGGACCTGGCCCGGCAGGTCGCCGCCAGCCAGCTCTCGGCCAGCGGCGACCCCGCGGTGAACATGCACGAACGCCACCAGGTCGAGGAGGCGCTGCGGCTCGCCGACCTGTGGCTCGACCCGGTCTGCGCGCTCCCGACCGGCATTCACAAAGCCGTGGCGTGGAACCGCAACGAGTGGATCTACAACACCCTCGACGTGTGGAAGAAACTGTGCGAGCCGATCGCCGGCCGCATGGTGGGCGCCATGGGCGACCTGGTGCCCGAGGAGGCCCGGGCCCAGCTCGGGCCGATGCAGTCGATGGTCGCCACGCTCGGCGGGGCGCTCTTCGGCGGCCAGCTCGGGCAGGCGTTCGGCCAGCTCGCGGCCGAGGTGCTCTCGGCCGGCGACATCGGCCTCCCGCTCGGACCGGCCGGCACCGCCGCGCTGATCCCGGCCAACATCAAGGCCTACGGCGAGGGCCTGGAGCTGCCGGAGGACCAGGTCCGGCTCTACGTGGCCCTGCGCGAGGCGGCCCACCAGCGGCTCTTCGGGCACGTCCCGTGGCTGCGGGCGCACGTGCTGAGCGCCGTCGAGACCTACGCCACCGGCATCACGGTGAACCGGGACGCGATCGAGGAGGCGATGAGCCGCGTCGATCCGACCGATCCGGAGTCGATGCAGGCGATGGCCCTGGAGGGCATCTTCACCCCGGAGGACACCCCGCAGCAGAAGGCCAGCCTGGCCCGTCTGGAGACGGCGCTGGCGCTGATCGAGGGCTGGGTCGGACACGTGGTCGACGACGCGGCCGGTGACCGGCTGCCGTCGGTGGCCGCGCTCGGCGAGGCGTTCCGCCGCCGCCGGGCCGCCGGTGGTCCGGCCGAGCAGACGTTCGCCGCCCTGGTCGGCCTGGAGCTGCGGCCCCGGCGCCTGCGCGAGGCGGGAGCGTTGTGGACGGCGGTCACCGAGCACCGCGGCTTCCAGGGCCGTGACTCGCTCTGGGACCACCCCGACCTGCTCCCCACCGACGAGGACTTCGCTCACCCGGACGTCTTCGCTCGCAGCCAGTCCGACTGGGACATCAGCGAGCTGGAGGGCCTGGAGAGCAACCCGGAGCCCGGCCCTGAGGAGCCGGAGAAGTAA
- a CDS encoding M48 family metallopeptidase, with protein sequence MARARKPVVEVRRSQRRRRTVSAYRDGERVVVLIPDRFSRAEETEWVERMLARLAAREERLRHTDAELFARAGRLTARYLDDYADLVTPASVRWVTNQNGRWGSCTPDDATIRISHRIQEMPDWVIDYVLLHELAHLVVPSHNARFWELVNRFPKAERARGYLEGVAAAGSLVMAE encoded by the coding sequence ATGGCCCGCGCGCGCAAACCTGTCGTGGAAGTGCGGCGCAGTCAGCGTCGCCGCAGGACGGTGTCCGCCTATCGCGACGGCGAGCGCGTGGTCGTGCTCATCCCGGACCGGTTCTCGCGCGCCGAGGAGACCGAGTGGGTCGAGCGCATGCTCGCCCGGCTCGCCGCTCGTGAGGAGCGCCTCCGGCACACCGACGCCGAGCTGTTCGCCCGCGCCGGCCGGCTCACCGCGCGCTACCTGGACGACTACGCCGACCTGGTCACCCCGGCCAGCGTCCGCTGGGTGACCAACCAGAACGGCCGCTGGGGCTCCTGCACCCCGGACGACGCCACCATCCGCATCTCCCACCGCATCCAGGAGATGCCGGACTGGGTGATCGACTACGTGCTCCTGCACGAGCTGGCCCACCTGGTCGTGCCCAGCCACAACGCGCGCTTCTGGGAGCTGGTCAACCGCTTCCCGAAAGCGGAGCGGGCCCGCGGCTACCTGGAGGGCGTCGCCGCCGCCGGCTCCCTGGTCATGGCCGAGTAA
- a CDS encoding DUF5679 domain-containing protein, with product MADTTYNGYCVKCKEKRDFQGNVEVSKTGMNMAKGKCPVCGTTMNRILGKAKPAS from the coding sequence GTGGCCGACACCACGTACAACGGCTACTGCGTGAAGTGCAAGGAGAAGCGTGACTTCCAGGGCAACGTGGAGGTCTCCAAGACCGGCATGAACATGGCCAAGGGCAAGTGCCCGGTCTGCGGGACGACGATGAACCGGATCCTGGGAAAGGCCAAGCCGGCCAGCTGA
- a CDS encoding ThiF family adenylyltransferase: MTQPPRSPSRTPLSRPTLIPGLTRVWRGPVELQLGLDPARAVRLEMPDPRLARVLDLLDGNRPERQVLEHAAELGVPPEEARQLLDLLHRAGLVLPSAALLPAGLPSAQRRRLTGEAAALALGTPFSSPARILRRRQAARVVVAGRGRLGATIAVALAEAGVGHVHPDLAGMVGTGDLAGSPLTAADLGNPLHTAVAAAVRRAAPDTEVRETRRATVDLVVQLAHDQPVALIAAGHTARRQPHLAVRIRDGAAIVGPFVPATGRPCLHCLELHRRERDPDWPGAPAPPGPAAGEPCTVATVLTATGLATAEVLTFLDGGTPDTLGAAVEISAPGRSRRRSWSPHPACDCRRRTRRIPDP; encoded by the coding sequence ATGACCCAGCCGCCCCGATCACCGTCACGCACCCCGCTGTCCCGCCCCACCCTGATCCCGGGTCTCACCCGGGTCTGGCGCGGGCCGGTGGAGTTGCAGCTCGGGCTGGACCCGGCGCGCGCCGTGCGTCTGGAGATGCCCGACCCGCGCCTGGCACGGGTCCTCGACCTGCTCGACGGCAACCGTCCGGAGCGGCAGGTCCTGGAGCACGCCGCCGAGCTCGGGGTGCCTCCGGAGGAGGCCCGGCAGCTGCTCGACCTGCTGCACCGAGCCGGCCTGGTGCTGCCCTCGGCGGCACTGCTGCCGGCCGGGCTGCCCAGCGCGCAGCGACGGCGGCTGACCGGCGAGGCCGCCGCCCTGGCCCTCGGCACCCCGTTCTCCTCGCCGGCCCGCATCCTGCGCCGCCGGCAGGCGGCCCGGGTGGTGGTGGCCGGGCGGGGCCGGCTCGGCGCGACCATCGCGGTCGCCCTGGCCGAGGCCGGGGTGGGCCACGTGCATCCGGACCTCGCCGGCATGGTCGGCACGGGTGACCTGGCCGGCAGCCCGCTCACCGCGGCCGACCTGGGCAACCCGCTGCACACCGCGGTGGCCGCCGCGGTACGCCGGGCGGCGCCCGACACCGAGGTGCGCGAGACCCGCCGCGCGACCGTCGACCTGGTCGTCCAGCTCGCCCACGACCAGCCGGTCGCCCTGATCGCCGCCGGGCACACCGCCCGGCGCCAGCCGCACCTCGCGGTCCGGATCCGGGACGGCGCGGCGATCGTCGGCCCGTTCGTCCCGGCCACCGGGCGGCCCTGTCTCCACTGCCTGGAGCTGCACCGGCGGGAGCGCGACCCGGACTGGCCCGGCGCCCCCGCGCCACCCGGCCCGGCCGCGGGCGAGCCGTGCACGGTGGCCACCGTGCTGACCGCCACCGGACTCGCCACCGCCGAGGTGCTGACCTTCCTGGACGGCGGCACCCCGGACACCCTCGGCGCGGCTGTCGAGATCAGCGCGCCCGGCCGGTCCCGCCGGCGGAGCTGGTCACCGCATCCGGCGTGCGACTGCCGTCGGCGGACGCGCCGAATTCCGGATCCCTGA
- a CDS encoding ABC1 kinase family protein, giving the protein MTDIPRRAASRTAKLAALPLGFAGRTALGLGKRAVGIAADVISADIQQRTAEQLFSVLGQLKGGAMKFGQALSVFEAALPEEMAGPYRQALVKLQEAAPPMPVASVHKALAEQLGPDWRENFAEFDDSPAAAASIGQVHRAVWKLPPARRNGKPKLLPVAVKVQYPGAGEALVADLKQLSRLAGMFKIIQPGIDVKPLLAELHERVVEELDYEMEAATQRAFAEAYTDDEDIFVPRVVASAPRVLVTEWVDGTPLASVIADGSTEERDEAGRLMAILHFSAPAMAGLLHADPHPGNFRILPDGRLGVIDFGAVARLPEGHPEPIGRLVRLALDGDADAVADGLRDEGFIKRDEQIDAAAVLAFLRPMIEPVAVERFRFTRSWLRGEAARLANPRSPAYQLGRKLNLPPSYLLIHRVTLGSIGVLCQLEAEAAYREILEEWLPGFAPVD; this is encoded by the coding sequence GTGACGGACATACCGCGCCGCGCGGCTTCCCGGACGGCCAAGCTCGCGGCTCTTCCCCTCGGCTTCGCCGGCCGGACCGCGCTGGGCCTGGGCAAGCGGGCCGTCGGAATCGCCGCCGACGTCATCTCCGCGGACATCCAGCAGCGCACCGCCGAGCAGCTGTTCAGCGTGCTGGGGCAGCTCAAGGGCGGGGCGATGAAGTTCGGCCAGGCCCTGTCGGTCTTCGAGGCCGCGCTGCCCGAGGAGATGGCCGGGCCCTATCGGCAGGCCCTGGTCAAGCTGCAAGAGGCCGCGCCGCCGATGCCGGTGGCCAGCGTGCACAAGGCCCTCGCCGAGCAGCTCGGGCCGGACTGGCGGGAGAATTTCGCCGAGTTCGACGACAGCCCCGCCGCGGCGGCCAGCATCGGCCAGGTGCACCGAGCGGTCTGGAAACTGCCGCCGGCCCGGAGGAACGGGAAGCCCAAGCTGCTGCCCGTCGCGGTCAAGGTGCAGTACCCGGGCGCCGGCGAGGCCCTGGTCGCCGATCTGAAGCAGCTCTCCCGGCTGGCCGGGATGTTCAAGATCATTCAGCCCGGGATCGACGTCAAGCCGCTCCTCGCCGAGCTGCACGAGCGGGTCGTCGAGGAGCTGGACTACGAGATGGAGGCGGCCACCCAGCGGGCGTTCGCCGAGGCGTACACCGACGACGAGGACATCTTCGTGCCGCGGGTGGTGGCCTCCGCGCCGCGGGTGCTGGTCACCGAGTGGGTCGACGGCACCCCGCTGGCGAGCGTGATCGCCGACGGCAGCACGGAGGAGCGGGACGAGGCCGGCCGGCTGATGGCGATCCTGCACTTCTCCGCGCCCGCCATGGCCGGCCTGCTGCACGCCGACCCGCACCCGGGCAACTTCCGGATCCTGCCGGACGGCCGGCTCGGCGTGATCGACTTCGGCGCGGTGGCCCGGCTGCCCGAGGGGCATCCCGAGCCGATCGGGCGGCTGGTCCGGCTGGCCCTGGACGGCGACGCCGACGCGGTCGCCGACGGGCTGCGCGACGAGGGCTTCATCAAGCGGGACGAGCAGATCGACGCGGCGGCGGTGCTGGCCTTCCTCCGGCCGATGATCGAGCCGGTCGCGGTCGAGCGGTTCCGCTTCACCCGCAGCTGGCTGCGCGGCGAGGCGGCCCGGCTCGCCAACCCGCGATCGCCGGCCTACCAGCTCGGGCGCAAACTCAACCTGCCACCGTCCTACCTGCTGATCCACCGGGTCACGCTGGGCTCGATCGGGGTGCTCTGCCAGTTGGAGGCCGAGGCGGCGTACCGGGAGATCCTGGAGGAGTGGCTGCCGGGCTTCGCCCCGGTCGACTGA
- a CDS encoding WhiB family transcriptional regulator encodes MSLALAPIDITVELEANLPCRKFDPDLWFSDSPAQLELAKSLCGDCPLRVECLAGAVERSEPWGVWGGEIFERGAVVPRKRPRGRPRKADVARDAELAVEVEERLAANGLDSRSSVRLAA; translated from the coding sequence ATGAGTCTGGCGCTGGCCCCGATCGACATCACCGTCGAGCTCGAGGCAAACCTGCCCTGTCGGAAGTTCGACCCGGACCTGTGGTTCTCCGACTCCCCGGCCCAGCTGGAGCTGGCCAAGTCGCTCTGCGGGGACTGCCCGCTGCGCGTCGAGTGCCTCGCCGGCGCGGTGGAGCGGAGCGAGCCCTGGGGCGTCTGGGGCGGCGAGATCTTTGAGCGCGGCGCCGTGGTTCCGCGCAAGCGGCCCCGTGGCCGTCCGCGTAAGGCCGACGTCGCTCGCGACGCCGAGCTGGCCGTCGAGGTCGAGGAGCGGCTCGCCGCCAACGGTCTCGACTCGCGCAGCAGCGTTCGGCTGGCGGCCTGA